A region of the Bacteroidota bacterium genome:
CGTACCTCCCTCACAATGACGACTTTATGGGTTGTTGTAAGAATTGTTTATTTGTTTATTTGGTGATTTGTTTATTTGAAATTTGACTGTGGACTGTTTTTTACTGCCGACTGGAGACTGCCGACTGCGGACTCGTAATTTGTTTATTCGTAACACATAACTCTAAGTACTTTAGGCACTATAAGTACTCTAAGTACTTCTTTTTATTACATCTTTTGTGTTTTTTCTTGAGGGAAACTTTAAGGTAAAGAATCAAATTGTTGAACAACAACTTATTTTTAATAATTACCAAGTAATAAAATGAATAATAAATTCTTTGTTAAAAACTCATAATTATTATCTTTGTGATTATTTTTTTATTGTATTAAAACAAAACACCTTAAATTATGAAACGATTATTACCTATTTTGTTATTATTGGTTTCTCCAATATTAACATTTGCAAGCGAAGCTGACTTACCCATTCCTGACCTTGGACTAAGTTATTTTGAGAATTTAGGAATGAATGGCTGGTCACTTTTATTGTATGGTTCAATTATTACTTTTATTGGATTATTTTTTGGAATATGGCAATATTCAAAAATCAAGAAAATCCCTGTCCATAAATCAATGCTTAACATATCAAGCACAATTTATGAAACATGTAAAACTTATCTTTTTCAGCAAGGTAAATTTCTTGTTATTTTATTTATAATAATAAGTGTTGCCGTTGTTTATTATTTTCTTGGATTAGTAGAAGGAATAACAATTCCAAAAGTATTACTCATCCTTTTATGGACAGTTTTAGGGATACTTGGTTCTTATGGTGTTGCATGGTTTGGTATTAGAATAAACACACTTGCTAACAGCCGTACATCTTTTGCCGCACTAAAAGAGAAACCATTTAATGTAATGTCAATACCTTTACAATCAGGAATGAGTGTTGGGTTGTTATTGGTATCTGTTGAGTTAATATTAATGCTTGTAATTTTACTATTTGTTGCCGGAGAAAATGCAGGAGCTTGTTTTATTGGTTTTGCAATAGGTGAATCGCTTGGTGCAAGTGCATTGCGTATTGCCGGAGGAATTTTTACAAAGATAGCTGATATTGGAGCTGACCTTATGAAACTTGTTTTCAATCTTCCTGAAGATGACCCACGTAACCCCGGTGTTATTGCCGATTGTACAGGCGATAATGCAGGAGATAGTGTTGGTCCTACAGCTGATGGCTTTGAAACTTATGGCGTTACAGGTGTTGCTTTAATAGCTTTTATTGTATTGGCAATAGGTAATATTGAATTTCAAAGTACTCTTATAGTATGGATATTTGTAATGCGACTATTAATGATACTTACATCTATTATTGCATATTATATTAATCACGCTATTTCAAAAGCTAAATTTGGAGATTCAGATAAATTCAATTTTGAAACACCATTAACAAATCTCGTTTGGATAACTTCAATAATTTCAATAATTGTTACATATATTGTAAGTTATTTCCTTATTGGAACATTAAACATAGGAGAAATCGTTGACAACGATCTTTGGTGGAAGCTTGCAACAATTATCAGTTTTGGTACATTGGCAGCAGCTGTTATTCCTGAATTTACTAAAGCATTTACAAGTTCAAAATCACGACATGTTAACGAAATAGTAACAGCTTCAAAAGAAGGTGGTGCTTCCTTAACAATTCTATCGGGAATTGTTGCAGGTAATTTTAGTGCATTTTGGAAAGGAATGGTAATGGTTATTTTAATGGTAGGAGCTTTTTATGTAAGTACTATGGGATTAGATGCCTTTATGATTTATCCATCAATATTTGCATTCGGGCTTGTTGCGTTTGGCTTTTTAGGAATGGGGCCTGTTACTATTGCTGTTGACAGCTACGGACCTGTTACTGACAATGCTCAGTCTGTTTTTGAATTATCTCAAATTGAAAAAATTCCTAATATTAAAGATGAGATTAAAAAAGATTTTGGTTTTGAGCCTAATTTTAAAGATGGTAAACATCATCTCGAAGCAAATGATTCGGCAGGAAATACTTTTAAAGCTACAGCAAAACCTGTATTAATAGGTACTGCTGTTATTGGTGCAACAACAATGATTTTTTCAATAATTCTTTTATTAGAAAAAACAGGATTACTTCAATTGGAACTAACCGACCCACAGGTTCTTTTAGGATTCATCACAGGTGGTGCTGTTATTTTTTGGTTTTCAGGTGCTTCAATGCAAGCTGTTACAACAGGTGCTTATCGTGCTGTTGAATATATTAAAAAAACAATTAATTTAGATGTTGAAAAAGCTGACTTAGAATCATCAAAAAATGTTGTAAAAATATGTACAAAATATGCACAAAACGGAATGTGGAATATTTTTGCAGTAATATTTACATTTACTCTTGCATTTGCATTTTTTGACCCTAACTTTTTTGTTGCATATTTAATTTCAATTGCAGTATTTGGTTTATTTCAGGCTATGTACATGGCTAATGCAGGTGGTGCTTGGGATAACGCAAAAAAAGTTGTTGAAGTTGATATGAAAGAAGACGGAACTCCATTGCATAAAGCTGCCGTTATCGGTGATACTGTTGGTGATCCTTTTAAAGATACTTCTTCAGTTGCTTTAAATCCGATAATTAAATTCTCAACTTTGTTTGGACTTTTGGCAGCAGAAATATCAATTCACATGATTAAAGCTGCAGAAGAAGGTGCTTCTAATTACCTTCCTTATATTGGAATAGGATTGTTTACAATAGGACTTTATTTCGTTTACAGGTCTTTTTATGGAATGAGAATTAAAAAATAATTTTTAAAAAAGAACTTTATATTTTTAATAAATTAAAAGGTTGTTTGATTATTCAGACAACCTTTTTTATTACTTTTACAGTATGAAAAAACTTGTTAAAATATTGAAAAATCATATCCAAGAGGATTTCAATTGGCGTATTTATACTTACACTATCATTTTTCTTGCAATAGCAGTTTGGTTGAACTATAAATTTGATATTGAACATTCAATTTTAAATCCGCACAAAGAAAGTATAAAAGGAGTGGTGTTTTTTACTCTAGTAAACTTTATTGCATATTTTGGAATTGCATTACCAATTATTTTTTTAAAGCAAAAACAACATCTTTTAAAGGATTATAGATTTTGGATTAAAAGCATTCTTTTTCTTACAGTTATAGCATTGGATAGAAGTATTAACTTTCATAAAGATATTGTAAATCAATTTGATTTTTATTACGATGGTTATTTTTTGCAAAGAATAATCGTAAACACAAAATCAGTTATTACAATTTTACTACCCTTGTTTTTAATAAAACTTATTTTTGACAAAAAAGACAAAAATCTTTATGGATTAACAATTAAAAATTCGCACTCAAAAGTATTTCTTACAATGATTTTGATTGTCTTACCTATGGTAATTTGGGCATCATTTCAAAGTGATTTTATTCAGGCATATCCGCGTTTTAAACCATGGCATTTAAGTAGTGCCTTCGGATTATCAACTTTTCAAATGACAGGATTGTTTGAGATGGCTTATGGTTTTGATTTTATTTTTGTTGAGCTTGCTTATCGTGGTGCTTTAGTAATTGGAATGGCTTCATTGCTTGGTAGAGATGCAATATTGCCAATGGCATCTGTTTACGTAATGATACATTTTGGAAAGCCAGCAGCCGAATGCATAAGTTCATTTTTTGGAGGATACATACTTGGTGTTTTTGCACTTAATTTAAGAAGTATTTTTGGGGGAGTAATTATTCATCTCGGATTAGCATATCTAATGGAAGCTACAGCCTTTATTCAGCATTTTATTGGGCAGGAATAGAACGAGTGAAGATGATTAGTTTATTTCCAAAAAGTAAAAAACTTATCAAAAATAATTTACTTTTTAATTGTTTTCAATCCCCTCTCTATTCTTGAAATTGTTTCTTCCTTACCAATTATTTCCATAATGTCAAAAAGATGTGCTCCTTGGTTGGAACCAACAAGGCATAAACGTAATGGATTCATAACTTTTCCAAAGCCAAGCTCATTTTTTTCAATGTATTTTTTTACTTCATTTTCAATTGCCGTTGAAGTAAATTCGCTTGCACTTTGAAGAATATCTTTTATATCTGATACAATTTCAGGAGTATCTTCTTTCCATTTTTTCTTCACCACTTTTTTATCATAATCTTCAGGTGCAACGAAAAAATATGATGATTGTTCCCATAGGTCAACAACAAAATCTGCTCGTTCTTTTATTAATGAAACTATTTTTATAACTTTCTCCTTTTCTAAAGTAATATTTTTTTCTTTTAAAATAGGAATAAATAAGTCTGCAAGTTCTTCATTGCTTTTCTTTTGCAAGTATGAATGATTAAACCATTTAGCTTTATCAGGGTCAAATCTTGCTCCAGATTTGTTAATATTGTTAAGCGAAAATGCATCTATTAGTTCATCAAGTGAAAATATTTCTTGCTCTGTTCCCGGATTCCATCCGAGTAAAACAAGAATATTAACAACTGCTTCAGGAAAATATCCCGACTCTCTGTAACCTTTAAATATCTCGTTCTTTTCGGGATTATTCCATTCCAAAGGAAACACTGGAAAGCCACCTTTATCACCGTCACGTTTGCTGAGTTTTCCTTTTCCTGTTGGTTTTAGTGTTAAAGGTATGTGAGCAAATTTTGGCATGCTATCTTTCCACCCGAGAAAATCATAAAGTAAAACATGCAAAGGTGTGGAAGGAAGCCATTCTTCCCCTCTGATAACATGTGAAATTTTCATTAAATGATCATCAACAATGTTTGCAAGATGATAAGTAGGTAATCCGTCAGATTTAAATAAAACTTTATCATCAACTTCATTAGAATTTATTAGTATTTCTCCTCTAATAACATCCTCAACTTTTATTTCTTTGTTCTCAGGAATTTTTATTCTTACAACATAAGGTTCACCTGCTTCCATTTTTTCTTTAACCTCATTTCT
Encoded here:
- a CDS encoding sodium-translocating pyrophosphatase; the encoded protein is MKRLLPILLLLVSPILTFASEADLPIPDLGLSYFENLGMNGWSLLLYGSIITFIGLFFGIWQYSKIKKIPVHKSMLNISSTIYETCKTYLFQQGKFLVILFIIISVAVVYYFLGLVEGITIPKVLLILLWTVLGILGSYGVAWFGIRINTLANSRTSFAALKEKPFNVMSIPLQSGMSVGLLLVSVELILMLVILLFVAGENAGACFIGFAIGESLGASALRIAGGIFTKIADIGADLMKLVFNLPEDDPRNPGVIADCTGDNAGDSVGPTADGFETYGVTGVALIAFIVLAIGNIEFQSTLIVWIFVMRLLMILTSIIAYYINHAISKAKFGDSDKFNFETPLTNLVWITSIISIIVTYIVSYFLIGTLNIGEIVDNDLWWKLATIISFGTLAAAVIPEFTKAFTSSKSRHVNEIVTASKEGGASLTILSGIVAGNFSAFWKGMVMVILMVGAFYVSTMGLDAFMIYPSIFAFGLVAFGFLGMGPVTIAVDSYGPVTDNAQSVFELSQIEKIPNIKDEIKKDFGFEPNFKDGKHHLEANDSAGNTFKATAKPVLIGTAVIGATTMIFSIILLLEKTGLLQLELTDPQVLLGFITGGAVIFWFSGASMQAVTTGAYRAVEYIKKTINLDVEKADLESSKNVVKICTKYAQNGMWNIFAVIFTFTLAFAFFDPNFFVAYLISIAVFGLFQAMYMANAGGAWDNAKKVVEVDMKEDGTPLHKAAVIGDTVGDPFKDTSSVALNPIIKFSTLFGLLAAEISIHMIKAAEEGASNYLPYIGIGLFTIGLYFVYRSFYGMRIKK
- the gltX gene encoding glutamate--tRNA ligase; the protein is MNSEVRVRFAPSPTGPLHIGGVRTALYNYLFARKHNGKFILRIEDTDQARFVEGAEDYVRNSLKWLGLDYDEGPVKGGDFGPYKQSERKDIYKKYVDKLLDEDNAYIAFDTQEELNSKRAEFEAKKSTFKYDAATRMQMKNSLSLRRNEVKEKMEAGEPYVVRIKIPENKEIKVEDVIRGEILINSNEVDDKVLFKSDGLPTYHLANIVDDHLMKISHVIRGEEWLPSTPLHVLLYDFLGWKDSMPKFAHIPLTLKPTGKGKLSKRDGDKGGFPVFPLEWNNPEKNEIFKGYRESGYFPEAVVNILVLLGWNPGTEQEIFSLDELIDAFSLNNINKSGARFDPDKAKWFNHSYLQKKSNEELADLFIPILKEKNITLEKEKVIKIVSLIKERADFVVDLWEQSSYFFVAPEDYDKKVVKKKWKEDTPEIVSDIKDILQSASEFTSTAIENEVKKYIEKNELGFGKVMNPLRLCLVGSNQGAHLFDIMEIIGKEETISRIERGLKTIKK